Part of the Streptomyces sp. NBC_01353 genome, CGCGCATACGGGCGTAGGCCATCTCGATCGTGTACACGGTGAACACCACTCCTGAAAGATCGTCTTTGATCGACTGAAAGATTCACAGGGTGTCGGCCCTGTGTGCCTTAGATTCTATACCTATACTCGCGGTATCGCTGGACAATGGAAGGCTTCATACCTATGGACGCCGTGGACAGGCAGCTCATCCAGGCACTGCGCGAGAACGGCAGGGCTTCGTACGCCGAACTCGGCCGGCTCGTCGGGCTCTCCGGCCCCTCCGTCACCGACCGCATCAACCGTCTGGAGTCGGCCGGGGTCATCACCGGCTACCGCGCGACGGTCGACGCCGCCTCGCTCGGCCTGGGCGTCACCGCGCTCATCGGCATCTCCCTCTCCGACGCCGCCGACCACGAGGACGTGGCCCGCCGCCTGAAGGACCTCGCCGAGATCGAGGACTGCTGGTTCATCGCCGGCGACGACTCCTACATGCTCAAGGTCCGGGTCAGCGACGTCGACGGACTGGAGAAGACCATCCGCCGGCTCTCCGGCACCAAGGGTGTCTCCCGCACCCGTACGACGATCGTGCTCTCCACCAAGTGGGAGAACCGGGTCGGAGATCTGCCCGAGGAGAGCTGAGAGTACGGTGGGTGGAGCCTGAAATCGTCAGACATGGGAGGCGGCCGCATGGACGCGGGACTCAAGCGCGAGCTGGAGCAGAAGGTCCGTTCCGGAGAGCGGCTGAGCCGCGAGGACGGCATCGCTCTGTACGAGTCCGACGACCTGGCCTGGCTCGGCGGCCTGGCCCACGAGGTCCGGACCCGCAAGAACGGTGACGTCGTCCACTTCAACGTCAACCGTCACCTCAACATGACGAACGTGTGCACCGCGTCGTGCGCGTACTGCTCGTTCCAGCGCAAGCCGGGCGAGAAGGACGCGTACACGATGCGCATCGAGGAGGCCGTCCGCCTCGCCAAGGCGATGGAGAACGAGAACCTCACCGAGCTGCACATCGTCAACGGGCTCCACCCCAACCTGCCCTGGCGCTACTACCCGCGCTCGCTCTCCGAGCTCAAGAAGGCCCTGCCGAACGTCTCGCTCAAGGCGTTCACCGCCACCGAGATCCACCACTTCGAGACGATCTCCGGCATGTCGGCCTCCGACATCCTCGACGAGCTCATCGAGGCCGGCCTGGAGTCCCTCACCGGCGGCGGCGCGGAGATCTTCGACTGGGAGGTCCGCCAGCACATCGTGGACCACCGCACGCACTGGGAGGACTGGTCCCGGATCCACCGCCTCGCGCACGAGAAGGGTCTGAAGACCCCGAGCACGATGCTGTACGGGCACATCGAGGAGCCCCGGCACCGCGTCGACCACGTGCTGCGGCTGCGTGAACTCCAGGACGAGACCGGCGGCTTCCAGGTCTTCATCCCGCTGCGCTACCAGCACGACTTCGTCGACATGCAGGACGGCAAGGTCCGCAACAAGCTCCAGGCGCGCACCACCATGGCGACCGGCGCCGAGGCCCTGAAGACCTTCGCGGTCTCCCGGCTCCTCTTCGACAACGTGCCGCACGTCAAGGTCTTCTGGGTCATGCACGGCGTCCAGACCGCCCAGCTGGCGCTCCAGCACGGCGCGGACGACATGGACGGCTCGGTCGTCGAGTACAAGATCACGCACGACGCCGACAACTACGGCACGCCGAACAAGCTGGGCCGCGAGGACCTGCTGGAGCTGATCCGTGACGCCGGCTTCCGCCCGGTGGAGCGCAACACCCGCTACGAGATCATCCGCGAGTACCCGGGACCGGACGCGGACCGCCGCGAGTCGCCCCAGCCGATGCGGGTCTGAGGCGGTCACGGCTCGATGCCCCTGAGCTTCGCACTCGATCCCCCGACCACCCCCGAGCTGCGCGACGGCATCCTGCGGCTGTGGGCGGACGTCTCCAACGCCGGCGGCGCCGTCGGCTTCGTGCCGCCGGTGACCGTCGACGAGGTACGGCCCGAACTCGTCTCCCACTTCGCCGCGATGGCCCAGGGCCGGATGCGACTCGTCGTCGGGTACGAGGAGGACGGCACCGTCGCCGCCACCACCTTCGTCGCGTACAACACGCACCGGCTCATGAAGCACTGGGTGTGGCTGTACACGGTGATGGTCCACCCCTCCCACCAGGGCAAGGGGTACGGGCGCGACCTCATGGCCGCCGTCGAGGACGCGGTCCGCGGCTTCGACGGGATCGAGGCGATACGTCTCACCTGCCGGGGCGGCACGGGCGTCGACCGCTTCTACGGCTCCTGCGGCTACAAGGAGGTCGGGCGGGTGCCCGGCGCGATCCGGGTGGCCGAGGGCGACGACCGCGACGACATCTTCATGCTGCTCCCGCTGAACTGATCGCCCACCCGTCGCCCGACCGCCACCCCTCGTCGAGGCCCTGCGGGCCGCCCCATTCGTTCGTCGTGCTTCACTGGTGGGGCGAATCCGTACAGACAGAGAAAGGGGCCGTCGTGGCCGAGAACGGAACGGGCACTGCGACCCTTCGCTACACCCTCATGCGCCTCGGCGTCTTCGCCGGCTGCTTCTTCGCGCTCTGGGGCCTTGTCTACGTCGGCGTGCTGCCGCGCGGCCTCGGCGACTCCAACCTGCTCTGGGTGCTCCTGCTCTCCATCGTGATCTCCGCGCCGCTCAGCTTCGTGCTGCTGCGTGGGCAGCGGGACGCGATGTCCGAGCAGATCGTGGCCAAGGTCGACCGGGCGAAGGGCCGCCTGGCCGAGAACCGGGCGCGCGAGGACGCGTGAAGGACGCGTGATCGGCGCGTAAGGACTGCGTAAGGTTCATCACAGACGTACACCCCGGAACGGGAGCTTCGAAGGCTCCTGACCGGGGTGTTCTGCGTTTCGGAGGCGCTTCCCGGCTTCGACTACCTCAAAGAAGGGCTTTGAGGTTCTCAAAGTTCAAGTGTTAACGTGTTCGCCATGAAGACAGCTGTGCGCCTCCCCGATGCCGTGAGCACTCCGCTCGTGGCGCGCCTGCATGTCGATCTGTGCCGCTGTATGTCCGCGGTCTGTTGCCGCGAGCTCTGACCCCGGCATCATGCAGCGGTACCGCCTGAGCGCGGTGTACCGCACCCCCGTCCCCGTATTCCCCGATACGCACCTGTGGAGTGTGTCTGTGTCCGCGTCCGCGTCCACGCCCGAGACGAAGTCCCCGACTTCCTCCCGCATACCGAAGATTCCCTTCTGGGCCCAGATAGTCGCCGGTCTCGTGCTCGGCGTCCTGCTCGGCTGGCTCGCCCGCAGCCAGGACGTCAGCTGGCTCAAGGAGACCCTCGGTCAGGTCGGCGACATCTTCGTCCAGCTCCTGAAGCTGGCCGTCGCCCCGCTCGTCTTCTTCGCGATCCTGGTATCCATCACCAACCTCCGCAAGGTCAACAACGCTGCCCGCCTGGCCGCCCAGACGCTGGTCTGGTTCATGATCACGTCGCTGATCGCGGTCGCCATCGGCCTCGCGATCGGCCTGATCACCAACCCGGGCGCCGGCACCGGCCTCACCCCGCAGGACGGCAAGCTGCCGAAGCGCGAGGGCACCTGGATCGACTTCCTGACCGGGATCATCCCCTCGGACGTCATCACGCCCTTCACCGAGCTGAACGTCCTCCAGATCGTCTTCATGGCCGCCGTCGCCGGCGTCGCCGCACTGAAGCTCGGCGACCGCGCCAAGCCGATCCTCGCGCTCTCCGAGTCTGTCCTGGAGCTGCTGCAGAAGGCCCTGTGGTGGGTCATCCGCCTCGCCCCCATCGGCACCGTCGGCCTCATCGGCTTCGCCATCGCCGACTACGGCTGGGAGCTGATCGGCAAGTACGCGACCTTCACCGCCGACGTCTACATCGGCTCCGCGCTGGTCATGTTCGGCGTCTACCCGCTGCTGCTCGCGACGGTCGCCAAGGTCAACCCGATCCAGTTCTTCAAGGGCGCCTGGCCGGCCATCCAGCTGGCCTTCGTCTCCCGCTCCTCGGTCGGCACCATGCCGGTCACCCAGAAGGTCACCGAGCGCCTCGGCGTCCCGAAGGAGTACGCCTCCTTCGCCGTCCCGTTCGGCGCCACGACCAAGATGGACGGCTGCGCCGCGATCTACCCGGCGCTCGCCGCGATCTTCATCGCGCAGATCTTCGACGTGCAGCTGGGCATCCAGGACTACCTGCTGATCGCCTTCGTCTCGGTCGTCGGCTCCGCGGCCACCGCGGGTCTCACCGGCGCGACGGTCATGCTGACCCTGACCCTCTCCACCCTGGGCCTCCCGCTGGAGGGCGTGGGCCTGCTGATGGCGATCGACCCGATCCTGGACATGATGCGCACGGCCACGAACGTCGCAGGTCAGGCCCTGGTTCCGGTCGTCGTCGCCGCCCGCGAGAAGATCCTGGACGTCGACGCGTACAACGCCGCCTCCTCGTCCCCGGTCGACGAGCGCGAGCCGCTGACGGTCGCCGCCTGATCCGTCGCCCCGCGCGGTGCCCGTGCCCCTGTCCCCGTCCGGACAGGGGCACAGGTGTTTGTGCGGGCACGTAGGCTCTCCCCCGATGCAGGCGAGTTGGGGGTAGAGGGATGGCCGAGGTCGGTGGCGCGAAGGTCCGGCGGATGCCGCGGGCGGTGCGCGAGCAGCAGATGATGGACGCCGCCGTGCAGACCTTCGGGCAGCTGGGGTACCAGGCCGCTTCCATGGACGAGATCGCCGAGCTGGCGGGTGTGTCCAAGCCTCTGGTCTATCTGTATCTGAACTCCAAGGAAGAGCTCTTCACCGCCTGCATCCGGCGGGAGGCGAAGGCGCTGCTCGCTGCCGTGGCCGCCGCGGTCAATCCGCGGCTGCCGGCCGACGAGCAGCTGTGGGCCGGGCTGCTGGCCTTCTTCACGCACACCGCCGAGCACCCCGACGGCTGGGCGGTGTTGAACCGGCAGGCGCGGACGCACGGGGAGCCGTTCGCCAGTGAGGCCGCGCTGATGCGCGACGAGATCGTGGCGTACGTGGGGACGCTGATCGGCGCCGCCGCCAAGCAGACCCACCGTGAGACGGAGCGGGATCCGGAGCTGGCCGAGCGGGATGTCGCCGGACTCGCCCAGGCCCTGGTCGGGGCTGCTGAGTCGCTGGCCGGCTGGGCCAACGAGACGCCGGGGATGACGGCCTGGGAGGCGGCGGCGACGCTGATGAACTTCGCCTGGGCGGGGCTCGGCAACCTCATGAAGAGCGAGCGCTGGTCTCCCCGATGACGCCGGTCGGAGCTGTTCCACACCGTCGTCCTCCCGGGCCAGGAGGCACTTCACCGGGAAGTCCCGGTCCCACCTGGCGTGATGTGCGATCCGCACCCAACCCCCGTACGTCCGAACGGCGTTCGCACCCCACGATGCGGACCCTCCCGGAACGGGTCGGGCGGAGGGCGGCCGCCCGACCTCGGGCCGGTACCGTCGGCGGCTCGCTCAGACGCTGAGGGGCACCTCGTGGATCTCGTCGGCCTTGTGGCCGGTGCGCTCGTGGATCCGCTGGACCGCGTCGGCCGAGGGGCCGGTGGAGAGGCAGTAGACCGTGCCGGATGCGGGGTCCGCCCAGGCCTGCTTGAAGTGCACGCCCTCGTCCTTCTCGATGGCGAGATCGGCGGCGTGCGCCTCCCGGAGCTGATCGCCCGTGATCCCCACCATGTCGCGGTGGACGTCCATGTACGTACCCATCTCGTTCCACCTCCTCCTCTCATGGTGCGCCCTGCCCCCGGGTCAGGGCCAGAGCAGCTCCCGTACCCAGCCCGACGCCTCGTCGAGGCGGTACCGCAGCCGGAGGTGCCGGCGCTGCTCGTCGCCCTGGAAGAACTCGACCTCGGACGGCTGGAGGACGTACAGGGTCCAGGTGGGCGAGTGGGCCCCCGGCTCCGCCTGCGCCCGCTCCCAGGCCGCCCGGCTCGCCCGATTCAGGTCCTCGACCGAGTCGAGCACCTCGCTCTGGCGGCCGACCAGCGCCGAAGCGACGGCGCCCGTCGAGCGGGCGTGCAGATCGTCGTACGCCTCGCCCGCCGTGCCCGTGACGACCCGGCCGCGCAGCCGGACCTGGCGGCCCTGGACCGGCCAGTAGAAGCCGAGCGCGGCCTCGGGGCGGGCGGCGAGCTGGCGGCCCTTCGCGCTGGTCGCGTGGGTGGCGAAGTGCCAGCCGCGCTCGTCGGCGCCGTGCAGCATGACCGTGCGGACGTCGGGCCGTCCGTCCTCGTCGACGGTCGCGAGGGACATCGTGTGCGGCTCGGTCTGCCCCGCCCGCGCCGCCGCCACGAACCAGTCGTGGAAGAGCGGCAGCGGCTCGGCGGGGGCGGTCTCGGGGGCGAAGCCCGGGAGGTCCGTGTCCCAGACCCGGAGGGAGCGGAGCGTGCTGTCGAAGTCGGTCATGCGGCAACACTAGGCCCGTACGTCTGTCCGTACTCCTTCACCGGTACGGCGTTGGCGGCGCGCTGGACGTCGTCGCGGATCTTCTTCGCGATGAGGTTCTTCCACGGCGTGCGGGGGAGTGTGCGGACCATGGCCATGCGCAGGGCGATCTTCCAGCGGGAGGAGACTGTCATCTCCTTCACGAAGCCGGCGGCGAACTTCTGGTTGAGCTCCACGCCCGGCCGCATCTCACGCTCGTACGCCTCGAAGGCGACCCGGTGGTCCCCGTGCGCCGCCGCGAGCTCGCCCGCCAGGACGTACGCGCCGGTCAGGGCGAGGCCCGTGCCCTGGCCCGAGGCGGGGGAGGTGCAGTGGGCGGCGTCGCCGAGGAGGACGACGCGGCCGCTGGACCAGCGGTCCATCTCGATGAGGGCGATCGAGTCGAAGTAGAAGTCCTCGGCGTCGGCCGAGTCCGCGATCAGCCGCGGGATCTCCCAGTCGTCGCCGGCGAAGGCCTCGGCGAGCAGCCGCTTCTGCCGCTCGGTGTCGCGGTGGTCGTAGGAGAGCTCCTCGGGGGAGGAGAAGACGAAGCAGTTCTTCGCGGTGTGCGCCTGCTCGCCCGCGGCGCTGTAGACGGAGATCAGCTTGTCCGGGCGGGCGTGGTAGGTCTCCCAGCGGGTGAGGCCCAGCCGGTTGGGGGCGGTGAAGATCGAGATGTACGCCCCGAGGTGCCGCTTGAAGCGCCGTTCGTCGCCGAAGACGAGCCGGCGGGTGTGGGAGTGCAGTCCGTCGGCGCCGACCACCAGGTCGAAGCGGCGGCGGGTCCCGCTCTCGAAGGTGACGTCGACGCCGTCGCCGTCGTCGTGCAGGGC contains:
- a CDS encoding dicarboxylate/amino acid:cation symporter, with protein sequence MSVSASASTPETKSPTSSRIPKIPFWAQIVAGLVLGVLLGWLARSQDVSWLKETLGQVGDIFVQLLKLAVAPLVFFAILVSITNLRKVNNAARLAAQTLVWFMITSLIAVAIGLAIGLITNPGAGTGLTPQDGKLPKREGTWIDFLTGIIPSDVITPFTELNVLQIVFMAAVAGVAALKLGDRAKPILALSESVLELLQKALWWVIRLAPIGTVGLIGFAIADYGWELIGKYATFTADVYIGSALVMFGVYPLLLATVAKVNPIQFFKGAWPAIQLAFVSRSSVGTMPVTQKVTERLGVPKEYASFAVPFGATTKMDGCAAIYPALAAIFIAQIFDVQLGIQDYLLIAFVSVVGSAATAGLTGATVMLTLTLSTLGLPLEGVGLLMAIDPILDMMRTATNVAGQALVPVVVAAREKILDVDAYNAASSSPVDEREPLTVAA
- a CDS encoding SCO4226 family nickel-binding protein encodes the protein MGTYMDVHRDMVGITGDQLREAHAADLAIEKDEGVHFKQAWADPASGTVYCLSTGPSADAVQRIHERTGHKADEIHEVPLSV
- the mqnE gene encoding aminofutalosine synthase MqnE — protein: MDAGLKRELEQKVRSGERLSREDGIALYESDDLAWLGGLAHEVRTRKNGDVVHFNVNRHLNMTNVCTASCAYCSFQRKPGEKDAYTMRIEEAVRLAKAMENENLTELHIVNGLHPNLPWRYYPRSLSELKKALPNVSLKAFTATEIHHFETISGMSASDILDELIEAGLESLTGGGAEIFDWEVRQHIVDHRTHWEDWSRIHRLAHEKGLKTPSTMLYGHIEEPRHRVDHVLRLRELQDETGGFQVFIPLRYQHDFVDMQDGKVRNKLQARTTMATGAEALKTFAVSRLLFDNVPHVKVFWVMHGVQTAQLALQHGADDMDGSVVEYKITHDADNYGTPNKLGREDLLELIRDAGFRPVERNTRYEIIREYPGPDADRRESPQPMRV
- a CDS encoding FAD-dependent monooxygenase, with translation MAHTNPLVNKTVLISGASVAGPALALWLHRYGFTATVVERAPELRTGGYKVDIRGTAVEVCRRMGVFDEIRANSTDMDGGSYVDAQGRTVGQMPAEIFGGRVEQDDEIMRGDLARILYERTRDDVEYLFGDSVAALHDDGDGVDVTFESGTRRRFDLVVGADGLHSHTRRLVFGDERRFKRHLGAYISIFTAPNRLGLTRWETYHARPDKLISVYSAAGEQAHTAKNCFVFSSPEELSYDHRDTERQKRLLAEAFAGDDWEIPRLIADSADAEDFYFDSIALIEMDRWSSGRVVLLGDAAHCTSPASGQGTGLALTGAYVLAGELAAAHGDHRVAFEAYEREMRPGVELNQKFAAGFVKEMTVSSRWKIALRMAMVRTLPRTPWKNLIAKKIRDDVQRAANAVPVKEYGQTYGPSVAA
- a CDS encoding DUF4229 domain-containing protein, which produces MAENGTGTATLRYTLMRLGVFAGCFFALWGLVYVGVLPRGLGDSNLLWVLLLSIVISAPLSFVLLRGQRDAMSEQIVAKVDRAKGRLAENRAREDA
- a CDS encoding pyridoxal 5'-phosphate synthase; this encodes MTDFDSTLRSLRVWDTDLPGFAPETAPAEPLPLFHDWFVAAARAGQTEPHTMSLATVDEDGRPDVRTVMLHGADERGWHFATHATSAKGRQLAARPEAALGFYWPVQGRQVRLRGRVVTGTAGEAYDDLHARSTGAVASALVGRQSEVLDSVEDLNRASRAAWERAQAEPGAHSPTWTLYVLQPSEVEFFQGDEQRRHLRLRYRLDEASGWVRELLWP
- a CDS encoding GNAT family N-acetyltransferase, producing MPLSFALDPPTTPELRDGILRLWADVSNAGGAVGFVPPVTVDEVRPELVSHFAAMAQGRMRLVVGYEEDGTVAATTFVAYNTHRLMKHWVWLYTVMVHPSHQGKGYGRDLMAAVEDAVRGFDGIEAIRLTCRGGTGVDRFYGSCGYKEVGRVPGAIRVAEGDDRDDIFMLLPLN
- a CDS encoding Lrp/AsnC family transcriptional regulator, which codes for MDAVDRQLIQALRENGRASYAELGRLVGLSGPSVTDRINRLESAGVITGYRATVDAASLGLGVTALIGISLSDAADHEDVARRLKDLAEIEDCWFIAGDDSYMLKVRVSDVDGLEKTIRRLSGTKGVSRTRTTIVLSTKWENRVGDLPEES
- a CDS encoding TetR/AcrR family transcriptional regulator, encoding MAEVGGAKVRRMPRAVREQQMMDAAVQTFGQLGYQAASMDEIAELAGVSKPLVYLYLNSKEELFTACIRREAKALLAAVAAAVNPRLPADEQLWAGLLAFFTHTAEHPDGWAVLNRQARTHGEPFASEAALMRDEIVAYVGTLIGAAAKQTHRETERDPELAERDVAGLAQALVGAAESLAGWANETPGMTAWEAAATLMNFAWAGLGNLMKSERWSPR